ATTAGGATTACATGATATTACACTTGTAGGTCATTCAACAGGAGGTGCCATGGCCGCAAGATATATGAGCAGGCACAAAGGCCATGGAGTATCAAAGCTTGTTCTCATTGCCGCTGCAGCTCCAAGTCTTATAAAGCGCCCTAATTTTCCTTACGGATTAGATAAAGAAACGGTTCTACAATTGATTGAAGGAACAAATACAGACCGCCCTAAAATGCTTAAAGGTTTTGGAGATATATTCTTCTATAAGCATATATCTGAAGCCTTTTCAGATTGGTTTTTTCAATTAGGCTTACAGGCAGCTGGATGGTCAACCTCTGCAATTGCAAATACCTGGTTAAATGAAGTGCTTTTTTCCGATTTAGAAGCTATAAGTGTTCCAACAATAATTGCTCATGGAATTCATGATAAAGTTGTTCCCTTTGAATTAGGCGAAATACAAAACAAACTCATTAAAAATTCAAGGCTAATACCATTTAAATATAGTGGTCATGCAGTTTTCTATGATCAGAAGGATAAATTTAATGAAGAGCTAGCAAAATTTGTTGAAGAATAATACAGTTTGAGTTTATTTAATAATAATACCGTAAACTCATATCAAAATGAGTTTACGGTATTATTATTTTCAAATTCTAACAATGAAATCATATTTATATTATTTTTTCTTCCCATATTTCAAGATTAGAATAATCATTACTCCTGCCGCAAATAAGGAAAGTGTATTTGTAATAAGAAATGCTCCTCCCGAACCGTGAGACACAAGGTTTATAGCATATGTTTCCATGAGCAAAATACCTGTAAACATCATTATATAAGTTTTTAAATTTATATCTTTAGCAGATTTAGTCCTAATAATCTGGACTATTTGTGGAATTTGGCCAAATGCCAAAATTATGCCGCCTATAAGCTGCAAAAAATCAAAAATCATTGAAATACCTCACTTTCTCTTTTCATCACTGCTAAATGCAGAGTTTACTCTACTCCTCTTATTGCTTCGATAATACTGGATGTAAACAGCTTTCTTGAGGGCAGGATAGAAGCTATGAGTGTAATAAGTATGGTTGCGATAAAAATTATTGCTGCTTCTAAAGCGGGGAAACTCCAAGTCATTCCTGTCTGGAAGGAGCCTCTTCCCTTAATATAAATTACATAGGTCAGCAGCACCCCAAGTATTAGTCCTGATAAGCTGGCTGCAATTCCATAAAATATACCTTCATACTTTATCATGGTTTTAACCTCATCGCTTCCAAAGCCTAAGGCTCTCATCATTCCAATTTCTTTATTTCTCAGCATAACATTCATGTACATTATATTTACTAGGTTAACTATGCTTACTACTGCTATGATAAATATAAAGCTGTAAAGTATCATGGATTGCTTCATATTATTTTCTTTAACTGCTTTAAGCTCTTCCTTAAAGGATTTAATAGTTAAATCTCTGGAAAGCTTCATGGTATCTCTTATTTCTTTTTCTACTTGTTCATTGTTAGCAGTCTTGCTTAAAGTAATAGCAGCCTGCTGATAATTTTCAAGCTTCAGATAGTTTTTTATTGCCTCCTCGCTTACTATAAACATTACACTAGTGGTAGCATCTAATTGCTTTACCGCATCCTCTTTAACTACAGCCCCTACTTCGAATACTTCCTTTGAGTCTCTAACGGAATTTCCCTTTTCATCATAAACTGGGTAGTTTATTGTAATCTTGTCCCCTACTTTCAGGTTTGTATATTCCTTATAATTAAGATTCTGAGCCACTATCACCAGCTGCTTTTCTTTCATTTTCTTAACATCAATGTTTCCTTCTATTAAGCCTGACTTTAATTTCTCGAGTTCTTCAGCATTATACCCAAGGGTGGTTGTCTCAAAAAAGTATTGCTTTTGATCAAATAGCTCCTTCAAATATGGATTTTTACTGCTATTTGCCTCCACATACTTCATGCCTTTACTAGTAATGCTTTCTCCAGGAACATCTACGCTTGAAAACAACCTTCTTTCTGTTGAAATTTTTTCTACCCCTTTAATGCTGGAAAGCTTGTCTATATCTTTTTCAGTTAGCCCATAATCCTTTGAACTGCCAGAGGAAAGTAAAACAAAGTCCCCTGGGAAGCTCTTTTTAAAGCTTGCTATTGGGTCTGCAGAGCCAATCAAGTAGTTTGCACAGCTTAGCATAATTATAGTTATAGATAAGGAAATTACTGTAGTTATAAATTTTTTCTTATTTCGATTTATATTTAAGTAAGCCATGTTAGCTGGAAATTTAAAGCTTTTTCTAAGCTTTCCCTTGCCTTCAAGGGAGCTTTTAATTTTTCTTCCTTTTAAATTCAGATTATTATTAGAGCTTATTGCTTCCATAGGAGATATTCTTGATGCCTTTACTGCTGGAAAGTACACTCCCATAATGATTGATAAAAACCCAACTGCAAGGGCAGCAGCTGCACCTCCTCTAGGTATATCTAGAAATCCACTTAAGTCTCCGTAGCCTGAAGAAATCATTATAACAGCTTTAACTGCCAAGCTGCCTAAAACTATTCCTAATGGAATAAAAATTACCCCAAGAGTTATGCCTTCACCTAACACAATTGCTTTAATCCTAAGAGGTGAAGCTCCAATAGCCCTCAGCATTCCAAATTCTTTCGTTCTTTCTGATATGGATATATTGAAGACATTAAAAATAATAATACTAGCTACAACCCCAATAACAATAAACAAAACCTTAAAAATCAGGCTGAGGCTTTTTAAAGACTGCAGGGTAGAGGTTTTAGTAATGTTTTCACTAAAGAATATCTTAGAATAACTGCTGGTTAGTGCAAGCTGTATGGAAGCATCTGCCACAGAAATTTTAGGCTTCACCATTATATAGCCGCTATACTCAAGATTTTGGTTCTTTAAATTGTCTTGAAGAAACTCTTTAGTTATATAAGCTTTTGCTGTATTTTTACTTCCCAGCTGATTAGCTGTATGCTGAAAGGTTCCAACTAATACAAAATCGCTTTCTGCTTCTTCTGGAAGCTGTTTTCCATCTAGTGTTCTGTATTCTATGCTGTGCGAAAGCTTAATTGTATCGCCAATTTTATATTTCTCTGAAAATCCATCCAATACCCACTGCTCTAGGGCAATTTCATTGCCTTTGCTTGGATACCTTCCATCAATTAATTTAAAGTTTAAAAGCTCTGTAATGTTTTCATCATAGGCCTTAATATCTACGGTAACCTTAGAATCAGGAATTTTATGAGTACCTATTGATGCAGCTATTGATATTTTCTCCACCAATGGATCCTTTTCTAGCTCTTTAAAGGTCTTATAATCTCTTGTAAAAAAGGAAATGTCATATAAACCGCCGGAATCCTCAAGCATCCTTTCATAAGCTGTTTTTGTCACAGATTCCTGTATTATACTTAAAGAGACTATTAATGCTACAGAAAGCAAAATACCTATTCCCATGAAGGCTATGCGCTTTTTGTTTTTTATAATATATCGTGGAATTATCCCCCAAAAGCTTCTCATCATACCACCCTCTTATCGTCCACAATGATTCCATCTGCTATAGTTATGACCCTATCAGCACGAGCTGCAATATTTGGATCATGAGTTATCATAACTAACGTTTGATTATATTTTTTTATGGACATGGTAAGAAGGTCTAAAACCTCATTGCTGTTTTTGCTGTCTAAGTTTCCTGTAGGTTCATCTGCAAATATTATTGAGGGTTTATTGGCAAGGGCTCTTGCAATGGAAGTCCTTTGCTGCTGTCCCCCGGATATCTCCCCAGGCAAATGGGCTTTTCTATTTTTAATATCTAGGGTTCCCATAATTTCATTTATGTAAGCCTCGTCTACTTTTATGCCGTCCATTAAAAGAGGCAGTTTAATATTTTCTTCAACTGATAATATAGGAATCAAATTAAAAAACTGAAATATAAAGCCTATATTCCTTCTTCTAAATCTTGATAGATCTCTTTCCCCCATAGAGTAAATGTCCGTATCGTTTATAAAGACTTGTCCGGAAGATGGCCTATCAAGTCCTGCCAAAAGATGAAGCAATGTACTTTTCCCAGAGCCGCTAGGACCAACTATTGCTGTAAACTCCCCTTTTTCAATTGAAATATCTGTAGGCTTAAGAGCCTTAACCTCCGTTTCCTTAAAACCATAAGTCTTTGCCAAACGGTTAGTTCTTAATAAATTCATAAATCCCCACATCCCTCTTTCACCCTAAATTACGATTCAAAAAAGTTTATATATATCATACCATATTTTTGTAGCTAATACACTAATATACTTACAACTACTTAACATACAATGTATTTTTATGCATTGATATAGACATTCTCAAAATAGGTTAATATAATATAAATTGCGTTATTAATCATACAAAGAAAGGCGGCCTGAATATGCAGCATTTAGTTTTAGAAGAAATCAAGAAAAACATTGAAGACATTTTTTATTCATATGTTAAAGTTAAAAGCGATACAAATACTATGCTTGAACGAGATATAGAGCCTTTTCTAATGGATTTTTTCAGCAGTATTGACTATTTTAAAAATCATCCAGAGCATTATGGTACTTATAAAATTGAAAATGATGCCCTTGACCGTTCTGTATGCTGGGGTTTAGTGAAAGGAAATGGTGACGACACTGTAGTTTTAATTCATCATAACGATGTTGTCCCGATTGAAGACTTTGGAACACTAAAACCTTTTGCTTACTCTCCTTCTGAACTTGAAGAGGAGCTAATGAAAATAAAGGATGCACTTCTGCCAGATGCAAAAGCTGATCTAGAGAGCGGAGATTTTATCTTTGGCAGAGGAGCTGCTGATATGAAAGCCGGTGGGTCCATACAGCTTGCTCTTTTAAAAAGATATGCCCAGTTTACCAGCCTTCAAGGCAATATTTTACTAATTTCTGTGCCAGATGAAGAAAATCTCTCAGCAGGAATGATGAGTGCCGTTTCATTGCTTAAAGGCCTAAAGGAAAAATATAGCCTTAATTATTTAATGATGATTAATTCAGAACCTCACGAGAGGATGAACAAAGATATTGGAGTGCTTTCAGAGGGTTCTGTTGGAAAGATGCTTCCCTTTTTCTACGTAAAGGGCTTTTTAACACACGTTGGAAAGATATTTCAAGGAATCAACCCTGTAAGTATACTTTCAGAAATAGTGAACAAGACAGAGCTAAACTTAGAGCTTTCAGACTTTATTGGAGACGAAGCATCACCTCCACCAACCTGGCTTTATTTTAAGGAAAGAAAATTTCAGTACGATGTTTCTCTGCCGCCTAGTGCAGCAGGCTGCCTAAGCATTCTTACCCTAAACAGAGAGCCTGCTTCAATGCTTGAGTCTCTTCGTGAAATTAGCTTGCAGGCTTTTTCAGAGCTTATAGAAAGCATGAATGCGAAATATAAAATCTTCAGAGAAAAGATGAACAAACCCTTTGAGCCTCTTCCTTGGCAGGCTAAGGTTGTAACCTTCAAGGAGCTTTACGATGAAGCTTATGAAGCCTATGGTGATACCTTTAAGCAAAGATACTACGAAGTTTTAATAGATATAGAAAACAAGATTCAAGCTGGAGAACTTTCTATGATTGAGAGCAATTTCTACCTTGTAGAAGCTGTTTATGAATATATCAATGATTTATCTCCAAGAGTTGTTATAGGTCTTGCTCCACCCTATTATCCTAATGTTGCAAACATGTATCTTGATAATATAAGCGAGAAAGCAAAAAACTTATCAAAAGAAATTATGGACTACACCTTAAACAACTTTAACCAGCAGTACTCAAGAGAATATTTTTTCACAGGTATTTCTGACTTAAGCTATACCTCAGTTAAAAACTCAAAGGTTATACATCAAACTCTAGAAGGAAGCATGCCTCTCTTTGGAACTCTTTACAACATTCCTATTGAGGACATAGAAGCTATGTCCATGCCCTGCATAAATATAGGTCCTTGGGGCAAGGAGTATCATAAGCTTACAGAAAGAGTTTACAAGGAGGACTTGTTCCATAGAACTCCCGAGATTCTTCACTATGCTATTTCCAGATTGTTGGAGTGGGATAAGTAAAATGTAACTCTGCAGAAAGCTCTCTTAAAGCTCAAGCAAGAGCAATCAAAAAGGTGCAGCCAAACTATAATGACTGCACCTACCATAATTATTTATTTTCTGTTTTCATAGCTCTCATAGAATTTAATACAGCTAGAAGTGTAACTCCAACATCGCCAAATACTGCTTCCCACATAGTGCCTAAGCCCATTGCTACAAGCACTAATAAAATAGCTTTAATGCCTAAAGCAAATATAATATTTTGCATTACTATTGTTCTTGTCTTCTTTGCTATTTTTATAGCTGCAGCAATCTTTGAAGGCTCATCGGTCATAATTACTACGTCAGCAGCTTCAATTGCAGCATCTGAGCCAACTCCACCCATTGCAATTCCAATATCAGCTCTTGCTAGAACCGGAGCATCGTTTATTCCGTCACCTACAAATACGAGCTTGCCCTTTGATGATTTTTCTCTATCTAGAAGTTCTACCTTTTCAACCTTTTGGTCTGGCAGAAGCTCGGTATGAACCTCATCAAGTCCTAACTCTGCAGCGACCTTAGTTCCAACTGTTTTGTTATCCCCTGTGAGCATAACTGTTTTCTTCACACCTATAGCTTTCAAAGACTTAATTGCCTTTACAGAATCCTCTTTAATTTCATCAGATATTACAATAAAGCCTGCATATTCTTTATCTATAGCCACATGAACTACAGTACCGATTGTTTCAACATTAGCGTAGGCTATATTTTCCTTAACCATTAGCTTATAGTTACCTGCTAAAACCTCTCTGCCTTCAACTTTAACTTTTACACCATGACCTGATATTTCTTCATAATTTTCAATAGCATCCTTAACTATTTCCTTGCCATAAGCATTTAAAATCGAAGAAGCTATAGGATGGTTAGAATAGCTTTCAGCATAAGCTGCATAAGTTATAAGCTCATCTTCAGTAATATTATTTTGTGGCTTTACTTCTGTTACCTTAAATACACCCTTTGTAAGTGTACCTGTTTTATCAAATACTACAACTTCTACATCATTTAACGCCTCAAGGTAGTTGCCGCCCTTAATTAGTATTCCATTCTTTGAAGCACCGCCTATACCTCCAAAGAAACCAAGAGGTATAGATACAACTAAAGCACAAGGACAAGATACAACCAAGAATGCCAAAGCTCTATAAAGCCAGTCAGAGAAGGTTGCTCCCTGTATAACAAGTGGTGGTATTACAGCCAAGGCTAGTGCTGAAAAAACAACAAAAGGTGTGTAATACTTTGCAAACTTTGTTATAAATTTTTCTGTAGGAGCTTTCTTACTGCTTGCATTTTGCACTAATTCTAGTATTTTTGCAACAGTTGAATCTCCAAACTCCTTCTCTACCTCAATAGTTAGAAGACCATTCTTATTGATAACTCCACCCATAACACTGTCTCCAGTTGCTATTTCCCTAGGAACAGACTCTCCAGTTAAAGCAGAGGTATCTACCATGGAGCTTCCTTCTATTACTTTGCCATCCAGCGGAACCTTCTCTCCTGGCTTTACAACAATAATATCTCCAATTTTTACTTCTTCAGGATCAACCTTTCTAAGCTCATCTCCTATTTTAACATTAGCGAAATCAGGTCTTATATCCATAAGCGCTGTAATTGACTTTCTTGAACGGCTAACAGCTATGCCTTGGAATATTTCTCCCACCTGGTAGAAAAGCATAACTGCTACACCTTCAGGATATTCACCGATAGCAAAAGCACCAATGGTTGCAATAGACATTAGGAAATTTTCATCAAAAACCTGACCTCTAGCTATATTCTTTAATGCTCTTAGAACAACTTCACCACCTACAAGCACATAGCTTATAAGATAAAGAAGAAGCTCTATTGTATTAGAAAAGGTAATTATGGATGCAACTGCAAAGATTGCTGCGCCTATGCCTAGTTTAACTAATTCTTTTTTGTTGCTTTCGCCATGTTCATGATTATGCTCATGGTCATGGCCATGCGCCTCTGAATGATGATGTTTTTCCGCCTTAGAAGCTTTATTTTTTTCAATAGCTTCCTTAACCTTCATTCCAGGCTCTATTCTGCCTACAATTTCCTTTACTCTTCCAACAATATTGTTTACTTGAGCTGAGTCGTCTATTTCTAATAATATTCTAAGGGACATAAAATCTACTACTACTGACCTTACGCCTGTAAGGTTGCTGCTCTCTCTTTCTATCTTAGCAGCACAGCTTGCTCAGCCAGCGCCGCCATCAAGCACTAATACTTTTTTTATAACATTCTCATTTCCCGTATTTTTCATAGCTTTACTGCCAGCACTTGTTTGTGCTAGCTTTATATTTCCTTTTACTATTTTCTTATTTTCTATTTCCATTAACTTCTCCCCCTTATTCCTAAATTCATATAAAATAATCAATTGATGCTGTAACAACCTTTGTCTATTTTTTCTCTTCTATATGGATTAGGCCTTGATCAAAAATGCTCTTAACATGATCGTCATCTAGTGAATAGTAAACCACCTTGCCATCTTTTCGGTTTCTTACAATTCTAGCCTGCTTAAGTACTCTTAGTTGATGAGATATAGCAGATTGAGTCATTCCAAGCAGTGCCGCTATATCGCAAACACACATTTCAGCTTGAAATAGAGCACATAATATTTTGATTCTTGTGGAATCTCCAAGTACTTTAAATAGGTCAGCTAAGTCATATAATATTTCTTCTTCCGGTATACATTGTTTAACCTTATTAACTACATCCTCGTGTATGGCAGAACAATTACAACTTTCAATATTTGTTCTTTCTTCCATAGTATCATTCCTTTTCATATTGACAATTGAACATATGCACCATTGTTCATATATTCATTATACGTCTAGGCTTATTATTGTGTCAATAAAATAGAAAAATATTTTATTTAGTAGGTTTTCTAGAAATTAATTTTTATGTGATAAATAAGACGACACTATAGATCTGATATTTATTTGAGGAGTTTGGTAAAATTTAAGGTAAGCTATGCCGTAGCCATTTCTCTGTTAAGACCACATAAATAAAGCGCCAATATCTCTATTGACGCTTTAAAAGATTAATATTTATTTAACTGTCTAGCTATACAATGACTTTTCTCTCTACTCACAAGGTCATCCAAAAGCGGAAAGGCAGTTGATTTGATTTATCAGCGTATTAACCCTTGTGTACCCTGCCTCTTAAAGTTGCCAATATCTACAGTATTTTTAATGTTCATGAGAATGATGTATATCCGGAGTATGCTCATGTGTATGAACCAATTCTTCATGTGCGTGAGGGTGGGAATGCTCCCCTTTAGCTGCATAAGGATGTTTATGATTATGATGTCCGTCTGAGTGATTATGCCTATGCTCATGTTCCATATATTTATGAACGTGGTTGTGCGAGTGCTTTTCTACTACTACAAAATAAGTACCAATTATCATGACAATAGCTGCTAGCACAAAAGATACAGTAACAGGTTCAGAGAGAGCAATAAATGATATTCCTACACCTATAAAAGGTGCAACTGCATAGTAAGTGCTGGTCCTTGCAGCTCCTAATTCTCTTTGGGCTGTTACATAAAAGAATATACTAAGTCCATATGCAAAGAAACCGAGTAATAAAGCAAGTAGAATATATGTGATATTCCATAATACTTCCCTTGCAAAAACTGCAATAATTAGTGCTCCTATTCCAGAACCAAAACCTTTTATGATAACAACCTGCAGCGGATCCTTAAGCGAAAGCTTTCTTGTACAGTTGTTTTCAAGACCCCAGGATATACATGCCATAAGAACGAGTATAGCTCCAAGTGAAAATGAAAAATTCCCGAAGTCCTCAACAGATAATATTATGCTTGATATAGTTATAAGCGCTATAGAAATCCACAAACGCTTTCCTATAGCTTCTTTAAATGCTACAAAAGCTATTAGAGAAGTTGCAACAATTTCAAAGTTACTTAATAAAGCTGCAGTAGAGGAAGTGGTCCTAGTTAATCCAAGCAGCAAGAATATAGGAGCAGCTATATCAAGCAGCACCATTAAAACAACATAGGTAAGTTCTTGTTTTTCCAGCTTTGCTTCATGTCGTTCTACATCAACCAATCTCCTTAAAATATCTATTGCAAGCATCCCAAGCCCTGCACCAAGATATAAAAGTGATGATAAAAATAAGGGTGGTATTTCTTTTAGCATCAGCTTTGAAAAAGGTGCACTCATACCAAATAATGCTGCTGCCAGTATTGCCTGCCCAATAGCAACATACTTTTTATAATTTTGTTTCATGTCTTTACCTCTTTATTATTTAATAAACTATTTATTGTGAAAGTGATTGTGCTTGTGCACTATCATGTTCCTTCATAAGCTATTGAATAGTGTTGTTGTTCCATTGATTCTTTTTGTGTAATAAAGTTCTCCTTCTAAGTTAGCAGCTCTATCTGCATTTATAGTGTTTTTAAAGTATGTAATTAACTTAAATGCTATAATCATAAACACAATTAGTCCAACTAAAGATAATAGCTTTTTTTTCATACTTTTACCCCCATAAATTTTTGTTTAAGAAATATTTTATTCCGATAGCTCCTTTAGTCTTTGCAGCATGTAATCCAATTCGAATGAATAACCTACCCTTCTACAGCTGCTATCCAGAATTCTGTAATGATTTGATATTATATTTTGCTGAATTGTATAGCCGTTTTTAGTCTGAATATCCTTCCACCAGGTTTTTCCTCCAAGTGTTGGAATATATTTCTTCTCATCATTCGTAAAAGATAAGGAGCGAATAATATCTTCAGTATCGCCGCCAAAGGTTAATTCCAATATCTCACTACCCTTGAAAAAGACACATGCTGCAACAGCGACTGCCCAACCTAAACTGCTTCTTTTTGGTGCCTTAATGTTTTCTTCCAGGAACATACCATTTAAATCCTGCAAACTGTTTTCCTAGTATTTTGTTTAAGTCATACTGAAGCTTTAAAGATGTTCCACAATATAAAACTATCAGCTTCCCACTTCTATAAAAGTGAGGATTATCGCCCCAGCTAAGATATGTTACAAGGTAAACAGCTTCACCATTTTTAGTATTACGCTCCACATTGGAAGATGCATTTATTTTAAACCCATCCTTCGAAACCCGGTTTGCCTCATTTATAGCTTCTTCCTCACTACTAAATTCAAATACTGACAGCTCCATATTTGAACTCTTAATCATTTTTTGATTACCAGAAAACCAGCTTACCTTATCTTTCGGTACATCCTCTATGCTTTCTAGGATGTAATTTCTAGACTTTAGCTCTTTAACAAATTCATCTGTATTTTGCAAATCCTTACCTTTATGAAATAAAAAATCAAGCCAGGCTACTGTTCCTAACAAAATTATAGCAATCCATAAAACTGAACGTTTATTTAATTTTCCCACTATAATCCCCCAATTGAGTACCATTTTTTCTCTTTATTTTCTTGATATATTTCTAAGCAAATCATATCTTATACTGCTTTATATATTTTCTTATAGCATGTGCCTGGAACTCCTCCTGCATTATTTCTGCAGCTTCATTAATAGGAACCCAAACAAGTTCATGATCTTCTTCGATTTTCAAATTGTTCCTATCTAACAATTTCCCTATGTAAAAATGCCCCACTAGTTTTAGGTACTCATTATGTTTTATAGATTTAGTATAATTGGATAACTTCCCAATATATTTAGCTATCTCTATATCGTATCCTAGTTCCTCTGAGCATTCTCTTTTTAAGCATTCTTCATAGGTTTCATCATTTTCAACTCCACCACCAGGCAGAAAAAAATTGTTATCTCTTTTTACCAAAGCAATTTTATCTTCTAAGTCTAGAATCAGTGCATATGCCCCTATTCTCTCTCAATAATTAATACCTTCAATTCTAATGCCGCATTCTATTTCTTCTATAAACATAGTTTTCTTCCTTTCAACATCTTCGTTAATCAAGTTATCTCCAAATTTTAAAGTCAATCCGCCAAGTTAATTAATCAAAATGATATCTATACAGTTATGTACCAATATATACCATATTTATTATCACTTCAGCGCAACAAGAACTCCACGGCTTCAACTGTATCCTTAATGTATAACGTTGCTCCAAGTTTCATCTCTACACCTCTTGCTTTTTTAATAAAACCTTTACGGAATCAAGCACCTTTATGGCCACTTGGATTAACAAGCTATTTTAAAATATAAAAAGAAGAATATTTTTCATCAACTATTTCTTTTCTCGTTACTACAATATAACTGTTGATACCGATTGAATCTTAAATCAATTTCTACCCTCGCGAAAAATACATAGTTACCAAAACTCTAATAAGTGCAATAGCTCCTCCAATTATATTAAACTTGTCTGAATTAACACTATTATATAGCAAATGGATAATTCTTACTATAAGAGATATACATAACTTTCACCGTTCTTCATCAATTTAGCAAAAAATAAAAATAGCATTGGTTATATTTCAATGCTATTTTTATTTTACTATTGTAATATTTTCTTCTCTGATAACGCTCTTTGCCGTTCCGTCTCCAAATAGAGGCAAAGTTCCTTATAGTCCTTTAGCCAATGTATCTTAGCCAGTTCTCTCAAATCCATAACTATACCCGTATCCTTCTGTTTAATGAAATTCATTTGGCAAAACAAAGTCTGTTAAAATGCTTCGTAATCCACAGCCTATCCCCCCATGCTGCTAAAAGCAAAAACTATTTCTTTATCTTTAAATATAAAAATACTCTACAAAACCTTGCATTTTATAGAGTATTTATAATCCTTTGTTTTGTTCAATGGCTGGGGTGGCAGGATTCGAACCTACGAATGCCAGAGTCAGAGTATGGAGCCTTACCACTTGGCAACACCCCAATTAAATTGGTGACTCCTAGGGGAATCGAACCCCTGTTACCACCTTGAGAGGGTGGTGTCTTGACCGCTTGACCAAGGAGCCCTTAATAATTTAGTAGCTTTTACCTTTTTATATTAGCAAATATTTTTGCAGTCGTCTAATTGTGTTTTTAAATCATTACGAGATTACTTATTTAAAATATTAATAATTCTAATTACAAAAGGTTAAATATTATCACTCTCATAAACTAGTGTATCATACAAAAAACTGCAAATTATATATTGAACATAAGCCTAATTGTTCCGAGAG
The genomic region above belongs to Clostridium swellfunianum and contains:
- a CDS encoding alpha/beta fold hydrolase; translated protein: MGYYVKTPTNVKIYVEDLNPEEKKTILFIHGWPGSYKLFEYQFDKLPKLGYRCIGIDTRGFGNSDKPWTGYDYNTLSDDVRSVINTLGLHDITLVGHSTGGAMAARYMSRHKGHGVSKLVLIAAAAPSLIKRPNFPYGLDKETVLQLIEGTNTDRPKMLKGFGDIFFYKHISEAFSDWFFQLGLQAAGWSTSAIANTWLNEVLFSDLEAISVPTIIAHGIHDKVVPFELGEIQNKLIKNSRLIPFKYSGHAVFYDQKDKFNEELAKFVEE
- a CDS encoding SemiSWEET family sugar transporter — encoded protein: MIFDFLQLIGGIILAFGQIPQIVQIIRTKSAKDINLKTYIMMFTGILLMETYAINLVSHGSGGAFLITNTLSLFAAGVMIILILKYGKKK
- a CDS encoding ABC transporter permease, producing MMRSFWGIIPRYIIKNKKRIAFMGIGILLSVALIVSLSIIQESVTKTAYERMLEDSGGLYDISFFTRDYKTFKELEKDPLVEKISIAASIGTHKIPDSKVTVDIKAYDENITELLNFKLIDGRYPSKGNEIALEQWVLDGFSEKYKIGDTIKLSHSIEYRTLDGKQLPEEAESDFVLVGTFQHTANQLGSKNTAKAYITKEFLQDNLKNQNLEYSGYIMVKPKISVADASIQLALTSSYSKIFFSENITKTSTLQSLKSLSLIFKVLFIVIGVVASIIIFNVFNISISERTKEFGMLRAIGASPLRIKAIVLGEGITLGVIFIPLGIVLGSLAVKAVIMISSGYGDLSGFLDIPRGGAAAALAVGFLSIIMGVYFPAVKASRISPMEAISSNNNLNLKGRKIKSSLEGKGKLRKSFKFPANMAYLNINRNKKKFITTVISLSITIIMLSCANYLIGSADPIASFKKSFPGDFVLLSSGSSKDYGLTEKDIDKLSSIKGVEKISTERRLFSSVDVPGESITSKGMKYVEANSSKNPYLKELFDQKQYFFETTTLGYNAEELEKLKSGLIEGNIDVKKMKEKQLVIVAQNLNYKEYTNLKVGDKITINYPVYDEKGNSVRDSKEVFEVGAVVKEDAVKQLDATTSVMFIVSEEAIKNYLKLENYQQAAITLSKTANNEQVEKEIRDTMKLSRDLTIKSFKEELKAVKENNMKQSMILYSFIFIIAVVSIVNLVNIMYMNVMLRNKEIGMMRALGFGSDEVKTMIKYEGIFYGIAASLSGLILGVLLTYVIYIKGRGSFQTGMTWSFPALEAAIIFIATILITLIASILPSRKLFTSSIIEAIRGVE
- a CDS encoding ABC transporter ATP-binding protein translates to MNLLRTNRLAKTYGFKETEVKALKPTDISIEKGEFTAIVGPSGSGKSTLLHLLAGLDRPSSGQVFINDTDIYSMGERDLSRFRRRNIGFIFQFFNLIPILSVEENIKLPLLMDGIKVDEAYINEIMGTLDIKNRKAHLPGEISGGQQQRTSIARALANKPSIIFADEPTGNLDSKNSNEVLDLLTMSIKKYNQTLVMITHDPNIAARADRVITIADGIIVDDKRVV
- a CDS encoding M20/M25/M40 family metallo-hydrolase, yielding MQHLVLEEIKKNIEDIFYSYVKVKSDTNTMLERDIEPFLMDFFSSIDYFKNHPEHYGTYKIENDALDRSVCWGLVKGNGDDTVVLIHHNDVVPIEDFGTLKPFAYSPSELEEELMKIKDALLPDAKADLESGDFIFGRGAADMKAGGSIQLALLKRYAQFTSLQGNILLISVPDEENLSAGMMSAVSLLKGLKEKYSLNYLMMINSEPHERMNKDIGVLSEGSVGKMLPFFYVKGFLTHVGKIFQGINPVSILSEIVNKTELNLELSDFIGDEASPPPTWLYFKERKFQYDVSLPPSAAGCLSILTLNREPASMLESLREISLQAFSELIESMNAKYKIFREKMNKPFEPLPWQAKVVTFKELYDEAYEAYGDTFKQRYYEVLIDIENKIQAGELSMIESNFYLVEAVYEYINDLSPRVVIGLAPPYYPNVANMYLDNISEKAKNLSKEIMDYTLNNFNQQYSREYFFTGISDLSYTSVKNSKVIHQTLEGSMPLFGTLYNIPIEDIEAMSMPCINIGPWGKEYHKLTERVYKEDLFHRTPEILHYAISRLLEWDK
- a CDS encoding ArsR/SmtB family transcription factor gives rise to the protein MEERTNIESCNCSAIHEDVVNKVKQCIPEEEILYDLADLFKVLGDSTRIKILCALFQAEMCVCDIAALLGMTQSAISHQLRVLKQARIVRNRKDGKVVYYSLDDDHVKSIFDQGLIHIEEKK
- a CDS encoding DMT family transporter, which gives rise to MKQNYKKYVAIGQAILAAALFGMSAPFSKLMLKEIPPLFLSSLLYLGAGLGMLAIDILRRLVDVERHEAKLEKQELTYVVLMVLLDIAAPIFLLLGLTRTTSSTAALLSNFEIVATSLIAFVAFKEAIGKRLWISIALITISSIILSVEDFGNFSFSLGAILVLMACISWGLENNCTRKLSLKDPLQVVIIKGFGSGIGALIIAVFAREVLWNITYILLALLLGFFAYGLSIFFYVTAQRELGAARTSTYYAVAPFIGVGISFIALSEPVTVSFVLAAIVMIIGTYFVVVEKHSHNHVHKYMEHEHRHNHSDGHHNHKHPYAAKGEHSHPHAHEELVHTHEHTPDIHHSHEH